The window AAAAATGGTGATCCAGATCCAGCTCTAAACCGTAACTTAGCATCTGTTATTGACCGTGCGAAAGTTGCAGGGGTGAATCGAGAAATCATTGATCGCGCCATTAACAAAGCAAAAGGTGGTTCTGAAGAAAACTATGACTTCATTCGTTATGAAGGATATGGACCAAATGGAGCAGCAGTTATCGTTGATACATTAACAGATAACGTAAATCGTACAGTTGCTGAAGTGCGTGCAGCATTCAATAAAAATGGTGGGAAAATCGGTGTAAGTGGTGCCGTAGCGTTCATGTTCGAACCAACAGCATTATTTGGATTCAATGGAAACTCTGCTGATGAAATCTTAGAAGGATTAATAGAAGCAGATGTTGAAGTTCGTGATGTTGAAGAAGAAGATGGGGAAATTACAGTATATGCTGATCAAGATCAATTCCATGCCGTTCAAACAGCATTAAACGAAATGGGAATCACAGAATTTGAAGCTTCTGAATTAACAATGTTACCAACTTCAACAGTAGA of the Turicibacter sp. TJ11 genome contains:
- a CDS encoding YebC/PmpR family DNA-binding transcriptional regulator, with amino-acid sequence MGRKWNNIKYGKAAKDAARSKVLARFGKEIYMAAKNGDPDPALNRNLASVIDRAKVAGVNREIIDRAINKAKGGSEENYDFIRYEGYGPNGAAVIVDTLTDNVNRTVAEVRAAFNKNGGKIGVSGAVAFMFEPTALFGFNGNSADEILEGLIEADVEVRDVEEEDGEITVYADQDQFHAVQTALNEMGITEFEASELTMLPTSTVELSEEAMEKFQKLIDVLEDLDDVQQVYHNVEMPEEEE